Proteins from a single region of Mucilaginibacter daejeonensis:
- a CDS encoding MFS transporter has product MENKNDPKTINAWAMFDWANSAYNLVITSTIFPAYYAAITVTKEHGDQVTFLGHRFVNTALADYVLAAAYMVVVLLLPILTSIADYKGNKKNYMQLFTWIGGIACCGLYFFKLDTLELGMLCFALAAIGYCSGAVFYNSYLPQIATLDQQDRVSAKGFTYGYIGSVLLQVICFVFVLKPDLFGITDASFPARLSFLLVGLWWIGFAQIPFARLPKGQPNTTKVYDSVIKGGFQELGHVWHNIQQMPVLKRYLSAFFFYSMGVQTVMLVATGFAAKVLHLADAELIATILIIQLVAIAGAALMSRLSSIYGNIKVLMGVVLIWIGVCIAAYLTQNKVQFYILAVVVGMVMGGIQSLSRSTYSKYLPQNITDTAAYFSFYDVTEKLAIVIGLFTFGFVESLTNNMRNSALVLTIFFIVGLVLLALLLRMPKQNLEDLPA; this is encoded by the coding sequence ATGGAAAACAAGAACGACCCGAAGACCATTAACGCGTGGGCAATGTTCGATTGGGCCAATTCGGCCTATAACCTTGTCATCACCTCCACCATCTTCCCGGCCTATTACGCGGCTATAACCGTCACCAAGGAGCATGGCGATCAAGTGACCTTTTTAGGGCACCGATTTGTGAACACCGCCTTGGCCGATTATGTGCTTGCCGCTGCCTACATGGTGGTAGTGCTACTGCTGCCCATCCTGACCTCCATTGCCGATTATAAAGGCAACAAAAAGAACTATATGCAGCTGTTCACCTGGATCGGTGGTATAGCTTGCTGTGGCCTGTACTTTTTCAAGTTAGACACCCTGGAGCTGGGCATGTTATGCTTTGCCCTGGCTGCTATTGGCTATTGCAGCGGAGCCGTTTTTTACAACTCGTACCTGCCGCAGATCGCCACGTTGGATCAGCAGGATAGGGTGAGCGCCAAAGGTTTCACTTACGGCTACATAGGCAGCGTGCTGCTGCAGGTCATTTGCTTTGTGTTCGTATTAAAACCCGATCTGTTTGGCATCACCGATGCCAGTTTTCCCGCAAGATTGTCGTTCCTGTTGGTGGGCTTATGGTGGATCGGTTTTGCGCAGATCCCATTCGCGCGTTTACCCAAAGGCCAGCCCAACACCACCAAAGTGTATGACAGCGTGATCAAGGGTGGCTTTCAGGAGCTTGGTCATGTGTGGCACAACATCCAGCAAATGCCGGTGCTGAAACGCTATCTGTCGGCATTCTTCTTTTACTCGATGGGTGTACAAACGGTCATGTTGGTAGCCACTGGTTTTGCGGCCAAAGTACTTCACCTGGCTGATGCCGAACTCATCGCCACCATACTGATCATCCAACTGGTGGCCATTGCCGGGGCCGCGCTCATGTCACGGCTATCGTCCATCTATGGTAACATTAAAGTATTGATGGGCGTGGTGCTGATATGGATAGGGGTATGTATAGCCGCATATCTCACCCAAAACAAGGTACAGTTTTACATACTGGCCGTAGTGGTGGGCATGGTGATGGGAGGCATACAGTCGCTGTCGCGCTCCACCTATTCTAAATACCTGCCGCAAAACATTACCGATACGGCCGCCTATTTCAGTTTTTACGACGTGACCGAAAAACTGGCTATTGTGATCGGATTGTTTACTTTTGGCTTTGTAGAGTCGCTCACCAACAACATGCGTAACTCGGCGTTGGTGCTGACCATATTTTTCATTGTGGGCCTGGTGCTCCTTGCATTGCTGTTAAGGATGCCTAAACAAAATTTAGAAGATCTGCCGGCCTAA
- a CDS encoding (Fe-S)-binding protein — protein sequence MKVEIFVPCFVDQLYPDTAFSTIRVLEKAGCEVNYNPNQTCCGQPAFNAGFWDDAKAIGSKFLNDFGDDDIIVTPSASCTGMVRNYYNDLFTNTTAHNKCRSIQGNIYELSDFLVNILQFDSFGAELEGRAVYHDSCAGLRECKIKDEPRRLLSKVYGLEMVELPHNETCCGFGGTFAVKFDAISSAMAQQKVENALAVEADYIISTDASCLLHLQGYIDKNNLPIKTIHIADVLANGWGNV from the coding sequence ATGAAAGTTGAGATATTTGTTCCGTGCTTTGTTGACCAATTATACCCCGATACCGCTTTCAGCACGATCAGGGTACTGGAAAAGGCCGGGTGCGAAGTTAATTATAACCCCAACCAGACCTGCTGCGGTCAGCCCGCCTTTAATGCAGGTTTTTGGGATGATGCTAAGGCGATCGGCAGCAAATTCCTGAATGATTTTGGTGATGATGATATCATCGTTACCCCGTCGGCCTCCTGCACAGGCATGGTGCGTAATTACTATAACGACCTGTTCACTAACACCACGGCGCACAACAAATGCCGTTCTATACAAGGTAACATTTACGAACTGTCTGACTTTTTGGTGAACATCCTGCAGTTCGACAGTTTTGGCGCCGAACTGGAAGGCCGCGCCGTTTACCACGACAGTTGCGCGGGCCTGCGCGAATGCAAGATCAAGGATGAACCCCGCCGGCTGCTATCAAAGGTTTACGGACTGGAGATGGTAGAACTTCCTCACAACGAGACCTGTTGCGGCTTTGGCGGCACCTTTGCCGTAAAGTTCGATGCCATATCGAGCGCTATGGCACAGCAAAAGGTAGAGAACGCTTTGGCGGTAGAAGCCGATTACATCATCTCTACAGATGCCTCATGCCTGCTCCATTTACAAGGCTACATCGATAAAAATAACCTGCCGATCAAAACCATACATATAGCCGATGTATTGGCTAACGGTTGGGGTAACGTATAG
- the thrS gene encoding threonine--tRNA ligase, with product MINITLPDGSVRQYDKGITSMQIAQSISEGLARNVLAAEVDGVVWDASRPIEQDAKVKLLTWTNDEGKATFWHSSAHLMAEALEALYPGTKFGIGPAIETGFYYDVDFGDRTFSQDDFKAIEDKMIELAKTKAEYIRKPVSKAEAIEYFTEKGDEYKLDLIKDLPDGSITFYSQGNFTDLCRGPHIPNTGFVKAVKLMNVAGAYWRGDETRKQLTRIYAVTFPKASELTEYLHVLEEAKKRDHRKLGKELELFAFSDKVGMGLPLWLPKGTALRERLVNFLQRAQVSAGYEQVITPHIGHKNLYVTSGHYEKYGKDAFQPIKTPQEGEEFFLKPMNCPHHCEIYKTKPRSYKDLPVRFAEFGTVYRYEQSGELHGLTRVRGFTQDDAHLFCRPDQVKDEFKKVIDLVLYVFSALGFEDYIAQVSLRDPENKTKYIGTDENWALAEQAIIEAAAEKGLPTVVETGEAAFYGPKLDFMVKDALGRKWQLGTIQVDYNLPERFELEYTGSDNLKHRPVMIHRAPFGSLERFVAVLIEHCAGNFPLWLSPEQYVILPISEKYEDYAKKLSQMLNNSDIRGLIDFRDEKIGRKIRDAEVKKIPYMLIVGEKEAADGTVSVRKHGTGDLGSITIEEFKQQLIKEITI from the coding sequence ATGATCAACATTACACTTCCTGATGGTTCCGTTCGTCAGTACGACAAAGGGATCACTTCCATGCAGATCGCACAGTCCATTTCTGAAGGACTGGCCCGTAACGTTTTAGCCGCCGAGGTAGATGGCGTTGTTTGGGACGCCAGTCGCCCCATTGAGCAAGATGCCAAGGTTAAACTGCTTACCTGGACCAATGATGAAGGTAAGGCCACCTTTTGGCATTCATCGGCCCACTTAATGGCCGAGGCTTTAGAGGCCCTTTACCCGGGTACCAAATTCGGTATCGGTCCGGCCATCGAGACCGGTTTTTATTACGACGTTGACTTTGGCGATCGCACCTTTTCACAAGACGATTTTAAGGCCATTGAGGATAAGATGATCGAACTGGCCAAGACCAAGGCCGAGTACATCCGCAAGCCGGTAAGCAAGGCCGAGGCCATTGAATACTTTACCGAAAAAGGCGACGAGTACAAGCTTGACCTGATCAAGGACCTGCCTGATGGCTCGATCACTTTTTACAGCCAGGGCAACTTTACCGACCTTTGCCGTGGTCCGCACATCCCTAACACCGGTTTTGTTAAAGCGGTGAAGCTGATGAACGTGGCCGGCGCTTACTGGCGTGGCGACGAGACCCGCAAGCAACTGACCCGTATATACGCCGTTACCTTCCCTAAGGCCAGCGAGCTTACCGAATATCTGCATGTGCTGGAAGAAGCCAAGAAGCGCGACCACCGCAAGCTGGGTAAGGAACTCGAATTGTTCGCTTTCTCAGACAAGGTGGGCATGGGCTTGCCTTTATGGTTGCCAAAAGGCACCGCCCTGCGCGAGCGTTTGGTCAACTTTTTACAACGTGCCCAGGTATCGGCAGGTTATGAGCAGGTGATCACCCCTCACATTGGCCACAAGAATTTGTACGTGACCTCGGGCCACTACGAAAAATATGGAAAGGATGCTTTCCAACCCATCAAGACCCCGCAGGAAGGGGAGGAGTTCTTCCTGAAACCGATGAACTGCCCGCACCACTGCGAGATCTACAAGACCAAACCACGTTCATACAAAGATCTGCCGGTGCGCTTTGCCGAATTCGGTACTGTTTATCGTTACGAGCAAAGCGGCGAGCTGCACGGTTTGACCCGCGTACGTGGCTTTACTCAGGATGATGCGCACTTGTTCTGTCGTCCTGACCAGGTGAAGGATGAGTTCAAAAAGGTTATCGACCTGGTGTTGTACGTATTCTCGGCCCTTGGCTTTGAGGATTATATAGCACAGGTATCGTTACGTGACCCTGAGAACAAGACCAAATACATTGGCACCGACGAGAACTGGGCCCTTGCCGAGCAGGCGATCATTGAAGCAGCCGCCGAAAAAGGCCTGCCGACCGTGGTAGAGACCGGCGAAGCAGCTTTCTACGGTCCAAAGCTCGACTTTATGGTGAAAGATGCCCTGGGCCGTAAATGGCAGTTGGGTACCATCCAGGTAGATTACAATTTGCCTGAGCGTTTCGAGCTGGAATATACTGGCAGCGACAACCTTAAGCACCGCCCGGTCATGATCCACCGTGCACCGTTCGGTTCACTGGAACGTTTTGTGGCCGTACTGATCGAGCACTGTGCCGGTAACTTCCCGCTGTGGTTATCACCTGAGCAATATGTTATTTTGCCTATATCAGAAAAGTATGAAGATTATGCAAAAAAACTTTCACAGATGTTAAATAATTCCGATATTCGCGGGCTAATTGACTTCAGGGATGAGAAGATCGGACGTAAGATCCGTGACGCCGAGGTCAAAAAGATCCCATATATGCTGATCGTGGGCGAGAAAGAAGCGGCCGATGGCACGGTTTCTGTTCGTAAGCACGGTACTGGTGATCTGGGAAGTATAACCATTGAAGAATTTAAACAACAGTTAATTAAAGAAATAACCATCTAA
- the infC gene encoding translation initiation factor IF-3, with amino-acid sequence MALNRPHFRGPRPPFKKKEAEHNINNFIKAPEVRLVGDNVEQGIFSTREALAIAQEQELDLVEISPNAVPPVCRVIDYNKFIYEQKKKMKEIKSNAKQTIIKEIRFGPNTDDHDFNFKLKHAISFLEAGEKVRAYVHFKGRAIVYKEQGEILLLRFAQALEEVGKVEQLPKLEGKRMFLIVGPKAAKK; translated from the coding sequence TTGGCATTAAATAGACCGCATTTCAGAGGCCCTCGTCCTCCTTTCAAGAAAAAGGAAGCAGAGCACAACATCAATAATTTCATCAAAGCACCAGAGGTGCGCTTAGTTGGCGACAACGTTGAGCAAGGTATATTCTCTACCCGCGAAGCTTTGGCCATTGCGCAGGAGCAGGAATTGGATCTTGTGGAGATATCGCCCAACGCGGTGCCGCCGGTTTGCCGTGTGATCGACTATAACAAGTTCATCTACGAGCAAAAGAAGAAGATGAAGGAGATCAAAAGTAACGCCAAGCAAACGATCATTAAAGAGATCCGTTTCGGGCCTAACACTGATGATCACGACTTTAACTTCAAGCTGAAACATGCGATCAGCTTTTTAGAGGCCGGTGAAAAGGTGAGGGCTTACGTACACTTTAAAGGTAGGGCCATTGTTTACAAAGAGCAGGGCGAGATATTGTTACTGCGTTTTGCCCAGGCTTTAGAAGAAGTGGGTAAAGTTGAGCAATTACCTAAGCTGGAAGGCAAACGTATGTTCCTGATCGTTGGTCCTAAAGCGGCTAAAAAGTAG
- the rpmI gene encoding 50S ribosomal protein L35, whose product MPKMKTNSSAKKRFKLTGTGKIARKNAYKSHILTKMSTKRKRALGHTSMVADADMGNVKRMLCIGK is encoded by the coding sequence ATGCCAAAAATGAAGACCAATTCCAGTGCTAAAAAGCGTTTCAAGCTTACTGGAACCGGTAAAATCGCTAGAAAGAACGCATACAAAAGCCACATCTTGACCAAGATGTCGACCAAACGTAAGCGTGCCTTAGGTCACACCAGCATGGTTGCTGATGCCGACATGGGTAACGTTAAACGTATGCTTTGTATCGGAAAGTAA